AAATCGTACAAGTCCTGGGTCAGGGCGCGATGGGCATTGTGTACAAAGGCGTTGATCCGATGATCGGACGCACAGTCGCTCTCAAAACACTTAAGTCCGGGAGCGAAATTCCAGAACAGCAGCTTACAGAATTTAAGCGCCGTTTTGCGCAAGAAGCACAGTCCGCGGGCCGTCTCAATCACCGCAATATTGTGACCGTATATGACGTCGGCGAAGAAGAAGGTTTGGCCTACATCGCGATGGAATTTATTAAAGGCCGTCCTTTGGATGACCTGATCGCCGAAAAGCATCCCTTTACCATAGAGCAAATCGTTGACATCATGATACAGATTTGCGAAGGGCTCGGATACGCGCATAAAAACGGCGTTATCCACCGCGACATCAAACCGGCGAATATAGTTCTCACCGACGATCAGATCGCCAAAGTAACCGATTTCGGCATCGCCAAACTCACTTCCACCAGTGCGACACAAACCGGCATGGTCGTCGGTACACCGAGCTACATGTCGCCTGAACAAATCACCGGGCGCGGCGTGGATAATCGTTCCGATATTTTCAGCATCGGCGCGGTGTTTTATGAATTACTCACTTATGAAAAAGCCTTTCCCGGCGATAATATTACCACGGTCATGTATCGTGTCGTGCACGAAAATCCTGCGCCGCTATCCATCAGCAATGCGATGGTGCCGCCGCAATTTCAGGCGATCATCGAACGGGCGATGGCTAAAAATCCGGCGGATCGTTATCCTGACGCCGAAACCATGGCCAACGATATACGCAACTACAAAACAGCTACGGCCAACATGGGCGCGACGCAAGTGATCAATCCTGCTAACTATGCCGGCGCAACCGTTGTTATGTCCGCTCCGGATTTTTCTGCGATGTCACCTACCGGCACAGGATCCATGCCGTCCCCTGCTGCGGCGCAGACGCAGTCCATACCTGCCGCATCACCGGCTCCAAAAAAATCACCGGTAGCACTTATCGCCGGCGGTGCAGTCGCTGCGATCTTGATTGTGCTATACATGATGTTTGGCGGCTCCGGTGATAAATCATCGGCTTCTTCAGCTAAATCTTCCGGGACAGGGAATGCATCGCTTACGCTAACACTCAACGCGGCGGAAGGCACGGCCATGCTGGACTCCGTGCATGTGCCGATCAAAGATGCCAAAATTTCCGCAGAAAAAATCACCGCCGGTGAGCATGAACTAGTTATTCAATCCGACGGTTACGAAACGTATCGTTCTAAACTTCTTTTTGCCGACGGAGAAACCAAGCAGTTTGCCGTAGAACTCAAACTCGCACCGGTAAAATTTCCGGCCGGTGTAGATACGGCATATATCACCGTTTCTTCGAAGGACATGATCAAAGTGATGACCAATACGGGAACGATGTTAGGCTATTCGCCGATTCAACGTTTGCCGTTTCCGTCCGGAAAACACACGCTCGTTTTTTCCAAGCCATTTTATACCAATCAGGTTTCAGAAATTGATGCCCGCAAAGGCAAAGAAATTAAACTGACACCCAAACTGCAAGCCAAACGCGTCAAAGCCAATCTTGCCGGGGTAGAGCCTAAAAAAATTCAGGTGTATCTGAATTCCGTAGCCTCTGAAAGCCAGTTGAAGCCGGAGAAAGACGGTGTGACGTATTCCCTACCACTGGGTGCTAATAAACTAATCGTTACTGCCGACGGCTACAAAAGTTACGAACAGGAACTTAATCTCGGCGACGATGCAATACCCTTTGAGGTCAAAGCCACGCTGGTACAAGGTTTCGGATCGCTCGCGATCACTTCCAAACCGGACGGCGCGGATGTATATGTTGACGGAAAAAAAGAAGGGGTTACCCCATTCAAAATGGATAAAATTCCTGCCGGACCGCGTGATATCAAAGTTCAAAAAGGCTCACTGCTCAGTATCAAAAAAATGAATATCGAAGCCGATAAAGAAAATGCGGCCGAATTTACACTCGCCGCATCCACGGGCATTTTGAAAATCTTAATCAATCCCTGGGGCAATATATCGGTGGACGGTAAACCGATGGGCGCTTCCCCGCCGCTCGAACGTCTTGAATTGAGTCCGGGTAATCATACGATCAAAATCGAAAACCCGGCGTACAAAGCCGTCACTAAACAAGTAAAAATCACCGTAGGCCAAACCACTACGTTACAATATGATTTCTAATATGAAAAAACATTCTAGCCTCATCACACTCCTTTTCGCCGGAATAATATTTTTTTCCGGTTGCGGCGGAGCAAAAAGCACGACGAAAGAAAAACCCGAAACACCGGTCGTTCCCAAAAAACCCAGCGGTAAGCCACAGTTGGAAAAAGGAATGGAACTATACAAAGCCCGGGATTACGAAGGCGCTAAAAAAAATCTGCGTAGCGCTACCGATCTTGATTTATCCAAAAGCGAGCGTACCCAGGCGTATAAACATCTCGGTTTCATATTTGCGATGCAAAAAAATCAAACGGAAGCCACTAAAGCGTTCTTCGACGCATTTACGAGCGATGACGGATTTGAACTGGAATCCGCTGAAATGGGTAATCCGGCCTGGACACCTGCTTACGAAGCGGCCCAAAAACAATTTACGTTAGCGAGCGCCTCGGGCAGCGATCTGCTGAGTAAAGGCAAAGATGCTTATTCTAAACGTAACTACGATGAAGCGTTATCGTATCTGGAAACAGCGGTTAAAAAAACCGATCTCGAAGGCAACAAACGAGCGGACGCTTACAAACTATTGGCTTTTGCCTATGCTCTGCGTAAGCGCCCTGTGGATGCTAAAAATGCATTTCGCAAAGCCTTTGAAGTCAATAAAAATTTCGAACTGGATAAATCCGAATACGGAAACCCGGTTTGGACGCCGCTTTATGATGAAGTAAAAAACACAATTAAAAAATAATACAGATTGGACGTACGGGTGGCTTCTCTCGTTCTCATCGAAAATAATACAACCGCAACACGCTTTCGTATCGAAAAAGACGATGCGATCATAGGACGGAGACCGGAAAACGATATCATGATCGCCAACGTGATGATTTCCGGCAAACATGCGCGTGTTGAAAAAAAGAACGGCTTGTATCAAATCACCGATCTCGGTTCCACGAACGGCACATTTGTCAACGGAACACGGGTTACCGGTTCCGCTGAAATCAAAAATCAGGACCATATCAATTTCGGCGCCGTCGAGCTCATCTTTATGACGGATGAAAATGCGATGGTCAATATTGACCGAGCACGTTTTTACTCCCGGGATAAAGCTGTCGCACCGCCGCAAAAACCGCACGACACGGGCTATGCCGCCAATCCCAATGCGGACAAAATCGTGCAACTTTTCCAGCAGCTCAAAAATACCGTGCTTAGCGGTTCGGCGGATCGTACGGCGATCATGACTCAGTTTATGGAGGTCGAACACCAACTGCAGATCATGAATATGCAGTTCAAAGAATCCGAAAAATCGCAGCAAAAACTCAATGTGCTCTACGAGATCGGGAAAGTCATCAACCACATTCTCGTTGAAGAAGAATTGCTGAAAACGATCATTGATTTAGCCCTCAAAGTGATGAACGGCGACTGCGGATTTATCATGTTGTACGATGATAAAAACAATCTTGTCCCACGCGTTTCGCGCAAAATGCAGGCCGACGAAATTTCCCAATCCGGTTCGACGTTCAGTTCGACGATCGCCAAACAAGTGGTCGAAAGCAATCAATCCATTCTTACTTCCGATGCCAAAAGCGATTCACGCTTTCAAAGCGGCGCCAGTATTATATCCAACAACATTCGCTCCGTTATCTGTTCACCGATGCGCAATAAAGATCAGGCTGTCATCGGCGTGATCTACGTCGGCTCCAACGTCATGACCAACGTATTTTCAAAAAGCGACGTGGAATTGCTTGAGGCTTTCGCCAATCACGCGGCCATCTCCATCGAAAACGCCAAAATGCATGAAGAACGCCGTCGCAAAGAGCACCTCAAAAGCGCGTTGGAGCGTTATGTATCCAAACAAATCGCCGAACGTATCATGAGTAATGACGGCAGCTCCATTCGCTTTATGCCCGAACGCCGCGAAGTCACGCTCATTTTTTCCGACGTACGGGGTTTCACTACCCTCTCTGAAAAACTATCCGCCGAAGAAATGGTTGAAATACTTAATCGGTATTTTTCGCGTATGATTGATGTGATTTTCAAATACGGCGGCACGTTGGATAAATTTATCGGCGACTCCATTATGGCGCTTTTCGGAGCACCGGCCACTTCCGGCGATGATGCGTGGAATGCCGTGCAGGCTGCGATAGAGATGCAACGCGGGTTGGAGGCATTTAACGACGAACAGCGTCAATTGGGCAAACCCGAAATTCAAGTTGGCATCGGAATCAACACCGGCCACGTCGTCGTCGGCAATATCGGATCCGATCAGCGCATGGAATACACGGCTATCGGCGATAATGTCAATCTGGCATCACGTCTTCAAGGCAAAGCGGCCGGAGGAAAAATAATCATCAGCAAAGCTACTTATGATTTTGTCAAAGATAAGGTGCAAGCCACTCTTCTCGGAACAACCGAAGTCAAAGGCAAAACCATACCCGTCGAAATTTACGAAGTGGTCTATTGATCGCTTCGTGAAATGTACGTACACATCGGACATCTATTGGAAAGAAATTATATATGGATCTTAATACGCTGATCTACGATTGGAATCAAGAAGTCAACGGCGAAGAAAAACCAGCGCATACTTTCGAACTCAATGATGAAACTTTGCGTGACGGTTTACAATCCCCCTCCGTAAAAACGCCTACACTTGAGCAAAAAATTGAAATCCTGCACCTCATGGAGGGGCTTGGTATTCATGCCGCCGACATCGGTTTGCCCGGCGCCGGTCCTCACGTACTCCAACACGTGGTTGCTTTGGCCGCCGAAATCGCAAAAAATAAATTTAAGATTCAGCCTAATTGTGCAGCACGTACACTCAAAGTTGATATTGATCCGATCATCGAGGCGTCTCAGCGCACCGGAATCCCCATTCAGGCATGTACGTTTATCGGCTCAAGCCCCATTCGCCAGTACGCCGAAGGTTGGGGCATGGATCAACTTTTGAAATTCACAGAAGAGGCCGTTTCATACGCTGTGAAAAACAATCTCGATGTGATGTATGTTACGGAAGACACGACCCGCGCGCATCCCAACGATGTTAAACGCCTGTATCTTGCCGCGATACGAAGCGGTGCACGGCGCGTTTGCATCTCCGATACCGTCGGCAATGCGACCCCTGAAGGTGTACAGCGCCTTGTACGTTTTATGGTGGAAGTAATCAAAGAAAGCGGTGAAGATGTAAAAATAGATTGGCATGGTCACAATGACCGCGGGCTTGCCGTCGCCAACGCAATCATCGCATTACAAGCCGGAGCCCATCGCGTCCACGGAACGGGCATCGGTGTCGGCG
This is a stretch of genomic DNA from bacterium. It encodes these proteins:
- a CDS encoding serine/threonine protein kinase, whose translation is MEPKKLGRYEIVQVLGQGAMGIVYKGVDPMIGRTVALKTLKSGSEIPEQQLTEFKRRFAQEAQSAGRLNHRNIVTVYDVGEEEGLAYIAMEFIKGRPLDDLIAEKHPFTIEQIVDIMIQICEGLGYAHKNGVIHRDIKPANIVLTDDQIAKVTDFGIAKLTSTSATQTGMVVGTPSYMSPEQITGRGVDNRSDIFSIGAVFYELLTYEKAFPGDNITTVMYRVVHENPAPLSISNAMVPPQFQAIIERAMAKNPADRYPDAETMANDIRNYKTATANMGATQVINPANYAGATVVMSAPDFSAMSPTGTGSMPSPAAAQTQSIPAASPAPKKSPVALIAGGAVAAILIVLYMMFGGSGDKSSASSAKSSGTGNASLTLTLNAAEGTAMLDSVHVPIKDAKISAEKITAGEHELVIQSDGYETYRSKLLFADGETKQFAVELKLAPVKFPAGVDTAYITVSSKDMIKVMTNTGTMLGYSPIQRLPFPSGKHTLVFSKPFYTNQVSEIDARKGKEIKLTPKLQAKRVKANLAGVEPKKIQVYLNSVASESQLKPEKDGVTYSLPLGANKLIVTADGYKSYEQELNLGDDAIPFEVKATLVQGFGSLAITSKPDGADVYVDGKKEGVTPFKMDKIPAGPRDIKVQKGSLLSIKKMNIEADKENAAEFTLAASTGILKILINPWGNISVDGKPMGASPPLERLELSPGNHTIKIENPAYKAVTKQVKITVGQTTTLQYDF
- a CDS encoding tetratricopeptide repeat protein translates to MKKHSSLITLLFAGIIFFSGCGGAKSTTKEKPETPVVPKKPSGKPQLEKGMELYKARDYEGAKKNLRSATDLDLSKSERTQAYKHLGFIFAMQKNQTEATKAFFDAFTSDDGFELESAEMGNPAWTPAYEAAQKQFTLASASGSDLLSKGKDAYSKRNYDEALSYLETAVKKTDLEGNKRADAYKLLAFAYALRKRPVDAKNAFRKAFEVNKNFELDKSEYGNPVWTPLYDEVKNTIKK
- a CDS encoding FHA domain-containing protein; its protein translation is MASLVLIENNTTATRFRIEKDDAIIGRRPENDIMIANVMISGKHARVEKKNGLYQITDLGSTNGTFVNGTRVTGSAEIKNQDHINFGAVELIFMTDENAMVNIDRARFYSRDKAVAPPQKPHDTGYAANPNADKIVQLFQQLKNTVLSGSADRTAIMTQFMEVEHQLQIMNMQFKESEKSQQKLNVLYEIGKVINHILVEEELLKTIIDLALKVMNGDCGFIMLYDDKNNLVPRVSRKMQADEISQSGSTFSSTIAKQVVESNQSILTSDAKSDSRFQSGASIISNNIRSVICSPMRNKDQAVIGVIYVGSNVMTNVFSKSDVELLEAFANHAAISIENAKMHEERRRKEHLKSALERYVSKQIAERIMSNDGSSIRFMPERREVTLIFSDVRGFTTLSEKLSAEEMVEILNRYFSRMIDVIFKYGGTLDKFIGDSIMALFGAPATSGDDAWNAVQAAIEMQRGLEAFNDEQRQLGKPEIQVGIGINTGHVVVGNIGSDQRMEYTAIGDNVNLASRLQGKAAGGKIIISKATYDFVKDKVQATLLGTTEVKGKTIPVEIYEVVY
- a CDS encoding 2-isopropylmalate synthase — translated: MDLNTLIYDWNQEVNGEEKPAHTFELNDETLRDGLQSPSVKTPTLEQKIEILHLMEGLGIHAADIGLPGAGPHVLQHVVALAAEIAKNKFKIQPNCAARTLKVDIDPIIEASQRTGIPIQACTFIGSSPIRQYAEGWGMDQLLKFTEEAVSYAVKNNLDVMYVTEDTTRAHPNDVKRLYLAAIRSGARRVCISDTVGNATPEGVQRLVRFMVEVIKESGEDVKIDWHGHNDRGLAVANAIIALQAGAHRVHGTGIGVGERVGNVQMDQLMVNLKLKNWITNDLTTLPQYCRKISEYTGIPIPINYPVFGHDAFRTGTGVHAAAILKSLNKGDMELVDRVYSSVPAAMFGLEQVVEIGPLSGESNVVFWLKRRKIEPREELVKKIFAAAKQSQTVLSDEQIFSLCR